ATTCCTTATTGAAATCATGAAAGTGTTACATACGATTGAACCGTTTGTAGCAAGGAGGTTGAATAAATGAATGTGAAAAAAATACCAAAGGTCCCGCTTATCATTATCGCTGCATTGTTCCTTTGGATCAAAACGTATATTGTCTACAAAACGAGTTTTGACATAAAGATCGAAAACGCACTCCAGGAACTGATTCTATTCATTAACCCGCTAAGTTTTTTACTTTTCATCTTCGGAGTGGGGTTACTTCTTAAAAAGGATAAGTCTCGCACCCGGTACATCATCACGGCAAGCTTCGTCCTTTCATTTATCCTGTACGGAAACGTAGTATTTTATCGTTTCTTTGATGACTTTTTGACAATGCCCGTCCTCTTCCAAACAAGTAATTTCTCTGATTTGGGCACGAGTGCCAGTGCAATCATGAGCTGGAAGGACGTTTTCTATTTCACCGATGTAATCGCATTAATTCTCATCATAAAGTTGAAACCAACCTGGTTTTCTTTACAGAATTACTCTAAAGCCAATCGACGCGCTTATTTCCTCGTTGCAACAGCACTGGTTTTCTTTAACCTGGGATTGGCAGAATCGGAAAGGCCTCAGCTTCTGACCAGGACATTTGACCGGGAAATGCTGGTCAAGAATATCGGAACCTATAATTATCATGTATACGATCTTTTCCTGCAATCCAAATCTTCCGCCCAGAGAGCCCTCGCAGATGGAAGTGAACTGGCAGATATCGACAACTACGTCAGAGCGGGTTACGCTCGTCCAGATAAAGAAATGTTCGGGGTAGCGAAAGACAAGAACTTAATCATTGTCTCCCTTGAATCACTGCAGAATTTTGTCATCAACAGTGAAGTGAATGGCCAGGAAATCACGCCTTTCCTTAATGATTTCATAGGGGAAAGCTACTATTTTGATCAATTCTACCATCAAACCCAGCAAGGGAAGACGTCCGATTCCGAGTTCATCATGGACAACTCCCTTTATCCCTTGAACCGGGGTGCGGTTTTCTTTACCCATTCCGGGAATGAGTTTGAGTCCATGACGGAGAAGCTTGGGGAGAACGGATATTATACATCGGCCATGCACGCCAATAATAAAAGTTTCTGGAATCGTGACATCATGTATGATTCACTGGGATATGACCGGTATTATTCGTTACCGGATTATGATGTGACAGAAGAAAACTCTGTGAACTGGGGCATGAAGGATATCCCGTTCTTCGAGCAGTCCGTGGAGCATATGAAACAAATGCCTCAACCGTTCAGTACGAAGATGATCACCTTAACGAACCATTATCCTTTCACGCTTGATGAAGAAGATAAGTTAATCGATCCTTACACTTCCCATGACGGTACGGTGAATCGTTATTTCCAAACCGTCCGTTACATGGATGAAGCGGTGAAGAACTTCATTGCGGACTTAAAGGAGTCCGGTTTGTACGATAATTCCGTCATCGTGATGTATGGGGACCATTATGGGATTTCAGAGAATCATAACAAAGCGATGAGTCAATATCTCGGTAAAGACATCACACCTTTTGTAAGCACACAGCTTCAACAGGTGC
The DNA window shown above is from Rossellomorea vietnamensis and carries:
- a CDS encoding LTA synthase family protein; this encodes MNVKKIPKVPLIIIAALFLWIKTYIVYKTSFDIKIENALQELILFINPLSFLLFIFGVGLLLKKDKSRTRYIITASFVLSFILYGNVVFYRFFDDFLTMPVLFQTSNFSDLGTSASAIMSWKDVFYFTDVIALILIIKLKPTWFSLQNYSKANRRAYFLVATALVFFNLGLAESERPQLLTRTFDREMLVKNIGTYNYHVYDLFLQSKSSAQRALADGSELADIDNYVRAGYARPDKEMFGVAKDKNLIIVSLESLQNFVINSEVNGQEITPFLNDFIGESYYFDQFYHQTQQGKTSDSEFIMDNSLYPLNRGAVFFTHSGNEFESMTEKLGENGYYTSAMHANNKSFWNRDIMYDSLGYDRYYSLPDYDVTEENSVNWGMKDIPFFEQSVEHMKQMPQPFSTKMITLTNHYPFTLDEEDKLIDPYTSHDGTVNRYFQTVRYMDEAVKNFIADLKESGLYDNSVIVMYGDHYGISENHNKAMSQYLGKDITPFVSTQLQQVPLIIHVPGEEGKTISKVSGQIDLKPTIMHLLGIDTKKDIQFGSDLFSDEHEDLAILRDGRFISKDYVYAGEKCWNKKTEEKTDMKFCEPFKERVNNELEYSDKIIYGDLLRFYGETEYRDDDES